In Arachis hypogaea cultivar Tifrunner chromosome 17, arahy.Tifrunner.gnm2.J5K5, whole genome shotgun sequence, a single window of DNA contains:
- the LOC112766957 gene encoding uncharacterized protein isoform X1: MAYPHYRPHQFGDTTFTKLFVGGLAWETPTEELRKYFDQFGEILEAVIITDKNTGKSKGYGFQVTFRDQESARRACADPNPVIDGRRANCNIASLGRTRPSPPRGRNYMVQGGGAAQQGGAAGASYGGVPAGAGPSSLGAAPPLMYPPPYGYPTYTPEYGYHHQATLYTPQMQQAQYYHHQQQQIYGSPSSAMGSPYYYGGYSMQAPRSTLLSSPQHANRLPPPAAAAGPSYVYYPTTPMEPSSFTPYHHHPLQQPTIRHPFPSPTDLQTQQQQRTSSSSTETAAAGGVVITSSESSNTQQGKKNN, encoded by the exons ATGGCATATCCGCATTACCGGCCACATCAGTTCGGAGACACCACATTCACCAAACTCTTCGTTGGAGGCTTAGCTTGGGAGACTCCAACTGAAGAACTCAGAAAGTACTTTGACCAGTTCGGTGAAATCCTTGAAGCCGTTATCATCACTGATAAGAACACAGGAAAATCCAAAGGCTACGGTTTC CAGGTAACGTTCCGCGATCAAGAATCAGCAAGGAGAGCATGTGCTGATCCAAACCCAGTCATTGATGGAAGAAGAGCGAATTGCAATATTGCTTCTCTTGGCAGGACTCGACCATCACCACCCCGAG GCAGGAACTATATGgttcaaggaggaggagcagcacAACAGGGTGGTGCGGCAGGGGCGTCGTACGGCGGTGTTCCGGCGGGAGCAGGACCGTCATCATTGGGAGCAGCACCACCACTAATGTACCCGCCACCGTATGG CTACCCAACCTACACTCCTGAATACGGGTACCACCACCAA GCGACATTGTACACCCCACAGATGCAGCAAGCGCAATATTATCATCATCAGCAACAACAAATATATGGATCACCATCATCCGCTATGGGATCACCATATTACTATGGTGGTTACTCAATGCAAGCACCAAGAAGCACATTACTTTCTTCACCGCAGCATGCAAATCGCTTACCACCACCAGCTGCAGCTGCCGGACCCTCCTATGTATACTACCCTACCACACCAATGGAACCCTCCTCCTTCACTCCTTACCATCATCATCCTCTCCAACAACCAACGATAAGGCATCCCTTTCCATCTCCTACTG ATCTACAAACTCAGCAGCAGCAAcgaacatcatcatcatcaactgaAACAGCAGCAGCTGGAGGAGTAGTTATAACTTCATCAGAAAGTTCGAATACCCAGCAAGGGAAGAAGAATAACtaa
- the LOC112766957 gene encoding uncharacterized protein isoform X7, with product MAYPHYRPHQFGDTTFTKLFVGGLAWETPTEELRKYFDQFGEILEAVIITDKNTGKSKGYGFQVTFRDQESARRACADPNPVIDGRRANCNIASLGRTRPSPPRGRNYMVQGGGAAQQGGAAGASYGGVPAGAGPSSLGAAPPLMYPPPYGYPTYTPEYGYHHQMQQAQYYHHQQQQIYGSPSSAMGSPYYYGGYSMQAPRSTLLSSPQHANRLPPPAAAAGPSYVYYPTTPMEPSSFTPYHHHPLQQPTIRHPFPSPTAATNIIIIN from the exons ATGGCATATCCGCATTACCGGCCACATCAGTTCGGAGACACCACATTCACCAAACTCTTCGTTGGAGGCTTAGCTTGGGAGACTCCAACTGAAGAACTCAGAAAGTACTTTGACCAGTTCGGTGAAATCCTTGAAGCCGTTATCATCACTGATAAGAACACAGGAAAATCCAAAGGCTACGGTTTC CAGGTAACGTTCCGCGATCAAGAATCAGCAAGGAGAGCATGTGCTGATCCAAACCCAGTCATTGATGGAAGAAGAGCGAATTGCAATATTGCTTCTCTTGGCAGGACTCGACCATCACCACCCCGAG GCAGGAACTATATGgttcaaggaggaggagcagcacAACAGGGTGGTGCGGCAGGGGCGTCGTACGGCGGTGTTCCGGCGGGAGCAGGACCGTCATCATTGGGAGCAGCACCACCACTAATGTACCCGCCACCGTATGG CTACCCAACCTACACTCCTGAATACGGGTACCACCACCAA ATGCAGCAAGCGCAATATTATCATCATCAGCAACAACAAATATATGGATCACCATCATCCGCTATGGGATCACCATATTACTATGGTGGTTACTCAATGCAAGCACCAAGAAGCACATTACTTTCTTCACCGCAGCATGCAAATCGCTTACCACCACCAGCTGCAGCTGCCGGACCCTCCTATGTATACTACCCTACCACACCAATGGAACCCTCCTCCTTCACTCCTTACCATCATCATCCTCTCCAACAACCAACGATAAGGCATCCCTTTCCATCTCCTACTG CAGCAAcgaacatcatcatcatcaactga
- the LOC112766957 gene encoding uncharacterized protein isoform X5, translated as MAYPHYRPHQFGDTTFTKLFVGGLAWETPTEELRKYFDQFGEILEAVIITDKNTGKSKGYGFQVTFRDQESARRACADPNPVIDGRRANCNIASLGRTRPSPPRGRNYMVQGGGAAQQGGAAGASYGGVPAGAGPSSLGAAPPLMYPPPYGYPTYTPEYGYHHQATLYTPQMQQAQYYHHQQQQIYGSPSSAMGSPYYYGGYSMQAPRSTLLSSPQHANRLPPPAAAAGPSYVYYPTTPMEPSSFTPYHHHPLQQPTIRHPFPSPTAATNIIIIN; from the exons ATGGCATATCCGCATTACCGGCCACATCAGTTCGGAGACACCACATTCACCAAACTCTTCGTTGGAGGCTTAGCTTGGGAGACTCCAACTGAAGAACTCAGAAAGTACTTTGACCAGTTCGGTGAAATCCTTGAAGCCGTTATCATCACTGATAAGAACACAGGAAAATCCAAAGGCTACGGTTTC CAGGTAACGTTCCGCGATCAAGAATCAGCAAGGAGAGCATGTGCTGATCCAAACCCAGTCATTGATGGAAGAAGAGCGAATTGCAATATTGCTTCTCTTGGCAGGACTCGACCATCACCACCCCGAG GCAGGAACTATATGgttcaaggaggaggagcagcacAACAGGGTGGTGCGGCAGGGGCGTCGTACGGCGGTGTTCCGGCGGGAGCAGGACCGTCATCATTGGGAGCAGCACCACCACTAATGTACCCGCCACCGTATGG CTACCCAACCTACACTCCTGAATACGGGTACCACCACCAA GCGACATTGTACACCCCACAGATGCAGCAAGCGCAATATTATCATCATCAGCAACAACAAATATATGGATCACCATCATCCGCTATGGGATCACCATATTACTATGGTGGTTACTCAATGCAAGCACCAAGAAGCACATTACTTTCTTCACCGCAGCATGCAAATCGCTTACCACCACCAGCTGCAGCTGCCGGACCCTCCTATGTATACTACCCTACCACACCAATGGAACCCTCCTCCTTCACTCCTTACCATCATCATCCTCTCCAACAACCAACGATAAGGCATCCCTTTCCATCTCCTACTG CAGCAAcgaacatcatcatcatcaactga
- the LOC112766957 gene encoding uncharacterized protein isoform X3: MAYPHYRPHQFGDTTFTKLFVGGLAWETPTEELRKYFDQFGEILEAVIITDKNTGKSKGYGFQVTFRDQESARRACADPNPVIDGRRANCNIASLGRTRPSPPRGRNYMVQGGGAAQQGGAAGASYGGVPAGAGPSSLGAAPPLMYPPPYGYPTYTPEYGYHHQMQQAQYYHHQQQQIYGSPSSAMGSPYYYGGYSMQAPRSTLLSSPQHANRLPPPAAAAGPSYVYYPTTPMEPSSFTPYHHHPLQQPTIRHPFPSPTDLQTQQQQRTSSSSTETAAAGGVVITSSESSNTQQGKKNN, encoded by the exons ATGGCATATCCGCATTACCGGCCACATCAGTTCGGAGACACCACATTCACCAAACTCTTCGTTGGAGGCTTAGCTTGGGAGACTCCAACTGAAGAACTCAGAAAGTACTTTGACCAGTTCGGTGAAATCCTTGAAGCCGTTATCATCACTGATAAGAACACAGGAAAATCCAAAGGCTACGGTTTC CAGGTAACGTTCCGCGATCAAGAATCAGCAAGGAGAGCATGTGCTGATCCAAACCCAGTCATTGATGGAAGAAGAGCGAATTGCAATATTGCTTCTCTTGGCAGGACTCGACCATCACCACCCCGAG GCAGGAACTATATGgttcaaggaggaggagcagcacAACAGGGTGGTGCGGCAGGGGCGTCGTACGGCGGTGTTCCGGCGGGAGCAGGACCGTCATCATTGGGAGCAGCACCACCACTAATGTACCCGCCACCGTATGG CTACCCAACCTACACTCCTGAATACGGGTACCACCACCAA ATGCAGCAAGCGCAATATTATCATCATCAGCAACAACAAATATATGGATCACCATCATCCGCTATGGGATCACCATATTACTATGGTGGTTACTCAATGCAAGCACCAAGAAGCACATTACTTTCTTCACCGCAGCATGCAAATCGCTTACCACCACCAGCTGCAGCTGCCGGACCCTCCTATGTATACTACCCTACCACACCAATGGAACCCTCCTCCTTCACTCCTTACCATCATCATCCTCTCCAACAACCAACGATAAGGCATCCCTTTCCATCTCCTACTG ATCTACAAACTCAGCAGCAGCAAcgaacatcatcatcatcaactgaAACAGCAGCAGCTGGAGGAGTAGTTATAACTTCATCAGAAAGTTCGAATACCCAGCAAGGGAAGAAGAATAACtaa
- the LOC112766957 gene encoding uncharacterized protein isoform X4, whose translation MAYPHYRPHQFGDTTFTKLFVGGLAWETPTEELRKYFDQFGEILEAVIITDKNTGKSKGYGFVTFRDQESARRACADPNPVIDGRRANCNIASLGRTRPSPPRGRNYMVQGGGAAQQGGAAGASYGGVPAGAGPSSLGAAPPLMYPPPYGYPTYTPEYGYHHQMQQAQYYHHQQQQIYGSPSSAMGSPYYYGGYSMQAPRSTLLSSPQHANRLPPPAAAAGPSYVYYPTTPMEPSSFTPYHHHPLQQPTIRHPFPSPTDLQTQQQQRTSSSSTETAAAGGVVITSSESSNTQQGKKNN comes from the exons ATGGCATATCCGCATTACCGGCCACATCAGTTCGGAGACACCACATTCACCAAACTCTTCGTTGGAGGCTTAGCTTGGGAGACTCCAACTGAAGAACTCAGAAAGTACTTTGACCAGTTCGGTGAAATCCTTGAAGCCGTTATCATCACTGATAAGAACACAGGAAAATCCAAAGGCTACGGTTTC GTAACGTTCCGCGATCAAGAATCAGCAAGGAGAGCATGTGCTGATCCAAACCCAGTCATTGATGGAAGAAGAGCGAATTGCAATATTGCTTCTCTTGGCAGGACTCGACCATCACCACCCCGAG GCAGGAACTATATGgttcaaggaggaggagcagcacAACAGGGTGGTGCGGCAGGGGCGTCGTACGGCGGTGTTCCGGCGGGAGCAGGACCGTCATCATTGGGAGCAGCACCACCACTAATGTACCCGCCACCGTATGG CTACCCAACCTACACTCCTGAATACGGGTACCACCACCAA ATGCAGCAAGCGCAATATTATCATCATCAGCAACAACAAATATATGGATCACCATCATCCGCTATGGGATCACCATATTACTATGGTGGTTACTCAATGCAAGCACCAAGAAGCACATTACTTTCTTCACCGCAGCATGCAAATCGCTTACCACCACCAGCTGCAGCTGCCGGACCCTCCTATGTATACTACCCTACCACACCAATGGAACCCTCCTCCTTCACTCCTTACCATCATCATCCTCTCCAACAACCAACGATAAGGCATCCCTTTCCATCTCCTACTG ATCTACAAACTCAGCAGCAGCAAcgaacatcatcatcatcaactgaAACAGCAGCAGCTGGAGGAGTAGTTATAACTTCATCAGAAAGTTCGAATACCCAGCAAGGGAAGAAGAATAACtaa
- the LOC112766957 gene encoding uncharacterized protein isoform X2, which produces MAYPHYRPHQFGDTTFTKLFVGGLAWETPTEELRKYFDQFGEILEAVIITDKNTGKSKGYGFVTFRDQESARRACADPNPVIDGRRANCNIASLGRTRPSPPRGRNYMVQGGGAAQQGGAAGASYGGVPAGAGPSSLGAAPPLMYPPPYGYPTYTPEYGYHHQATLYTPQMQQAQYYHHQQQQIYGSPSSAMGSPYYYGGYSMQAPRSTLLSSPQHANRLPPPAAAAGPSYVYYPTTPMEPSSFTPYHHHPLQQPTIRHPFPSPTDLQTQQQQRTSSSSTETAAAGGVVITSSESSNTQQGKKNN; this is translated from the exons ATGGCATATCCGCATTACCGGCCACATCAGTTCGGAGACACCACATTCACCAAACTCTTCGTTGGAGGCTTAGCTTGGGAGACTCCAACTGAAGAACTCAGAAAGTACTTTGACCAGTTCGGTGAAATCCTTGAAGCCGTTATCATCACTGATAAGAACACAGGAAAATCCAAAGGCTACGGTTTC GTAACGTTCCGCGATCAAGAATCAGCAAGGAGAGCATGTGCTGATCCAAACCCAGTCATTGATGGAAGAAGAGCGAATTGCAATATTGCTTCTCTTGGCAGGACTCGACCATCACCACCCCGAG GCAGGAACTATATGgttcaaggaggaggagcagcacAACAGGGTGGTGCGGCAGGGGCGTCGTACGGCGGTGTTCCGGCGGGAGCAGGACCGTCATCATTGGGAGCAGCACCACCACTAATGTACCCGCCACCGTATGG CTACCCAACCTACACTCCTGAATACGGGTACCACCACCAA GCGACATTGTACACCCCACAGATGCAGCAAGCGCAATATTATCATCATCAGCAACAACAAATATATGGATCACCATCATCCGCTATGGGATCACCATATTACTATGGTGGTTACTCAATGCAAGCACCAAGAAGCACATTACTTTCTTCACCGCAGCATGCAAATCGCTTACCACCACCAGCTGCAGCTGCCGGACCCTCCTATGTATACTACCCTACCACACCAATGGAACCCTCCTCCTTCACTCCTTACCATCATCATCCTCTCCAACAACCAACGATAAGGCATCCCTTTCCATCTCCTACTG ATCTACAAACTCAGCAGCAGCAAcgaacatcatcatcatcaactgaAACAGCAGCAGCTGGAGGAGTAGTTATAACTTCATCAGAAAGTTCGAATACCCAGCAAGGGAAGAAGAATAACtaa
- the LOC112766957 gene encoding uncharacterized protein isoform X6, with the protein MAYPHYRPHQFGDTTFTKLFVGGLAWETPTEELRKYFDQFGEILEAVIITDKNTGKSKGYGFVTFRDQESARRACADPNPVIDGRRANCNIASLGRTRPSPPRGRNYMVQGGGAAQQGGAAGASYGGVPAGAGPSSLGAAPPLMYPPPYGYPTYTPEYGYHHQATLYTPQMQQAQYYHHQQQQIYGSPSSAMGSPYYYGGYSMQAPRSTLLSSPQHANRLPPPAAAAGPSYVYYPTTPMEPSSFTPYHHHPLQQPTIRHPFPSPTAATNIIIIN; encoded by the exons ATGGCATATCCGCATTACCGGCCACATCAGTTCGGAGACACCACATTCACCAAACTCTTCGTTGGAGGCTTAGCTTGGGAGACTCCAACTGAAGAACTCAGAAAGTACTTTGACCAGTTCGGTGAAATCCTTGAAGCCGTTATCATCACTGATAAGAACACAGGAAAATCCAAAGGCTACGGTTTC GTAACGTTCCGCGATCAAGAATCAGCAAGGAGAGCATGTGCTGATCCAAACCCAGTCATTGATGGAAGAAGAGCGAATTGCAATATTGCTTCTCTTGGCAGGACTCGACCATCACCACCCCGAG GCAGGAACTATATGgttcaaggaggaggagcagcacAACAGGGTGGTGCGGCAGGGGCGTCGTACGGCGGTGTTCCGGCGGGAGCAGGACCGTCATCATTGGGAGCAGCACCACCACTAATGTACCCGCCACCGTATGG CTACCCAACCTACACTCCTGAATACGGGTACCACCACCAA GCGACATTGTACACCCCACAGATGCAGCAAGCGCAATATTATCATCATCAGCAACAACAAATATATGGATCACCATCATCCGCTATGGGATCACCATATTACTATGGTGGTTACTCAATGCAAGCACCAAGAAGCACATTACTTTCTTCACCGCAGCATGCAAATCGCTTACCACCACCAGCTGCAGCTGCCGGACCCTCCTATGTATACTACCCTACCACACCAATGGAACCCTCCTCCTTCACTCCTTACCATCATCATCCTCTCCAACAACCAACGATAAGGCATCCCTTTCCATCTCCTACTG CAGCAAcgaacatcatcatcatcaactga